DNA from Bacteroidota bacterium:
CCGAACCCTTCCTTTCCTCCCGCTCCTCCCATTCCGCGCCGCAAGCGCACCCTCTCTCACGGGAGAAGCCCGGCGCAGACCCGCTCAACTGCCCGGCAGGCGCTCGCCGCGCGCGGCGAGGGCAGCGACGCGCTCAATCCGCTTGCGGCGCGTCTCGGGCTTCTTGGCGAGCTTGATCCACCGGAGCACGAAGCGCTGACTCGACGCCGGGAAGCCGTCGAAGTGCCTCGCCGCCTCGGAGTGGGTCGCCAGCGCCGCCTCCAGGTCGTCCGGCTTGACGAGGGCGTCGACGTCGTCCATGAAGGTCCAGAGACCGCTCGCCTTCGAGGCTTCGATGGCGGCCAGGCCCGGCGGGCGCATCCGGCCCTCGGCGATGAGGCGAGCCGCACGGTCCTTGTAGCTCTTGGCCCAGTGCTGCGCCTGGCGCGGCGAGGCGAGCTGCATCGTCCGGTCCGCGTCCAGCTTGCGGCGGATGCCGTCGACCCAGCCGAAGCACAGCAACTCGTTGAGGACAGCCTCGCGCGAGACGTACGCCGCCCCGACGTGCTTCTTGAACGTCACGATCCAGACCGAGTCGGGCTGCCCGTGGTGCACCTCCAGCCACGCCCGCAGGTCGTCCGCGGAGGCGACGGGCACCTGCTCGAAGTTCTCGGTCTTGAGCATCGGATCGGCGCAGGCGGGCCGGTGGCTCAGCGCTCGGTCTTCATCTCGTAGAGCGCCCGGTGCTTGACCGCGTCGGCGAAGACGCTCAGGCTCGCGTTGAGGCAGAAGAGTGCGAACGTCCCGTGCCAGAAGTAGGGTCGCCCGTCGGCCCACTTTACCGTAGCCCGGGCCACGGCGCTGGCGCCGAGCCCGACGCCGAGGAGCCCGGCGGGGGCCATCCACTGCCACTTACGGCGGTGGTGGTCGGCGCG
Protein-coding regions in this window:
- a CDS encoding YdeI/OmpD-associated family protein, yielding MLKTENFEQVPVASADDLRAWLEVHHGQPDSVWIVTFKKHVGAAYVSREAVLNELLCFGWVDGIRRKLDADRTMQLASPRQAQHWAKSYKDRAARLIAEGRMRPPGLAAIEASKASGLWTFMDDVDALVKPDDLEAALATHSEAARHFDGFPASSQRFVLRWIKLAKKPETRRKRIERVAALAARGERLPGS